The window TGTCGATGGCCGCCCGTTTGAATGTGACCACTGGCTCATGACCCGTGAACTCGCTGACGTTTTAATTGCGCACGTCGCTGCACGTCAGACACCGTATGTGATTGATTATGAGCACCAGACGTTGCGTGCCGCAACCAATGGACAGCCTGCGCCCGCAGCGGGTTGGTTTACGGCGTTGGAATGGCGCGAAGGCGATGGACTGTATGCTGTAAATGTAGAATGGACGGACGCGGCAGCAGCGGCCATTACCGCCAAAGAGTACCGCTTTATTTCCCCTGTCTTTAATTACGACAAAAACGGTCATGTGACAGTGCTGCTACATGCTGCCCTGACCAACACCCCCGCAGTAGATGGTATGGATGAAGTGATGCTTGCCGCTGCTTCTCAGTTTGCTGCACTTTCTCAACCCACCGAAGAGGATCTCACTGTGGATGAAGAACTCATCAAAGAGCTACTCAGTAATCTGCGTTGGATGCTGAATTTGCCTGCCACCGCCACGGCAGAAGATATCAAAACGGAACTGCAAAAAGCGATTGACTTGATTTCAAATGGTCAAGGCACGACCGTCGCCGCCAATCAAAGCCTCGTGGATTTACTCAAAGGCAAAGAAACCTTGATTGCTGACCTGTCCAGTAAAGCCTACGACCCAACCAAACATGTACCACTTGCAGGCTATCTTGAACTGCAAGCGAAGTACAACGAAGCGTTGAACGCAGGTCAACAACAGGAAGTGAGTGGTCTGATCCAGGCCGCGCTCAGTGATGGGCGTCTCAACACGGCCATGAAAGATTGGGCGGAAGACTTAGGGCGTAAAGACCCTGACGCCCTTAAAGGTTATCTCGAAAAAGCCACCCCGATTGCGGCATTAACACAACTGCAATCCAAGGGTAAAGCGCCCGCAGGTGCAGAGCAAAGTACCTCTGTGACCACGGAGCTGACCGAAGACCAGTTGGCGATTTGCAGCCAATTCGGGCTTGACCCCGAAGAATTTAAAAAACAGTTGGGAGAGTAACTCATGACCCAAGATAGAAATACCCCTCACCGTGACGGTGAATTGTTTGCGGTACGTTGTGCTGCTGCCGTGCGTATCTATGGCGGGCACATTGTGTGCGCCAATGCCGACGGGTTTGCTGTCCCTGGTGCACCCGGTTTAACTGTGCTGGGTGTCTCGGATGATTTTGCCGATAACCGCGACGGTGAACAAGGCGATATCAGTGTGATGGTGCGTCGTCAAAAAGCCTTTTATTTAGGCAACGATACGGCTAAGCCTGTCACGCAAGCCCATGTAGGCAAACTGTGTGATGTGAAAGACTCCGTGACGGTGTGTGAGGCTGGAGAAGCCACGACTACCCCTGCGGGTCTTGTGTTGGAAGTCACCGAAGATGGTATCTGGGTCATGATGGGTTAATTAGGAAAATACCATGATTGTGAATAAAGCCAATATCAGCGCGTTATTTGTCAGTATTAATATGACATTTAACAATGCATTAAAGGATGCGCCTTCAACCTGGCAAAAAATCGCCATGAAAGTGCCGTCGACGGGGAAATCTGAAGATTACAGCTGGTTATCCAACTTCCCTGCGATGAAACGTTGGGTCGGTGAAAAAGTGATTAAATCACTCTCCGCCCATAAATACACCATCGAAAATGACGACTGGGAAGCCACTATTGAGGTCGACCGTAACGACATTGAAGATGACAGCACAGGTAAATACGCGGTTCAAGCCAAAGGTGCGGGTCGCTCTGCGGGCATGTTGGCTGACGAAATTGTCTATGAAGTGCTTAACCTCGGTTTTGAACGTCCGTGTTATGACGGCCAATACTTCTTTGATACTGACCACCCTGTAGGTAAAAACTCGGTTTCCAATAAAGGGACGAAAAAACTGTCCATTGCAACACAGGCAGCCGCCATGGCGTCTTACGGTGCAGCGCGAACGGCTTTGCGTAACATGAAAGACGACGAAGGTCGCCCGCTGGATGTGAACCCGAATATTTTACTGGTTCCCCCTGCGCTTGAAGATATCGCAAATGCCCTCATGACAGCTGATCGTTTAGAAGATGGCAAGGTCAATATCTACAAAGGTACTGCTGAAGTTGTCGTCTCGGCGCGTATCACCTCAGATACGGCGTGGTTCTTACTGGATACCACCCAAGCCGTTTTACCGATTATCTACCAAGAGCGCAAAGCGCCTGTGCTGGTTGAGCAAACCGACATGAACAGTGACGGCGTCTTTAAGCGTAAAAAATTCCTGTTCGGTGCCGAAGCACGTGCCGCAGGGGGCTATGGTTTCTGGCAGTTAGCCTATGGCTCAACAGGGAGTGATGCGTAATGCCGATTATTATTACTGCAAAAGTGAATGGGTTTCGTCGCTGTGGGATTGCGCACAGTGACACCGCGACGGAGTACCCAGACGACCACTTCACCAAAGACCAGTTAAACGTGCTGCAATCTGAGCCGATGCTTGTGGTCTCTGTGGGTGACGCGGGTACAGAAAAAACACAGCCTGATGCGGGTGCAGAGAAGCAAATTGCGGCACTGAAAGCGGAAGTGAAGCGCCTGACTGAGGAAAATCAAGCCTTACACGCAGAGCTTGCTCTCTTAAAAACGCCTAATGCGTCCGCAGAGCCATCCGAAAATAAAAAATCGGATGATAAACCCGCACCGAAAGGCAAGTAAGGGAGCCTGCTATGTACGCCACACAAGATGACATGCTTAAAGCGTTTGGTGAGCGTGAATGCGTGAGCCTCACTGATGAAGCCATGACAGGACAAATCAATGCTGAGGTAATGATTTATGCGCTGGAACGCGCGAGCAGTGAAATTGATGGTTATCTTGTGGGGCGTTATGCGCTCCCCTTTGCAGATGGTGCTCGGATATTAACAGGGCGATGCTGTGACATTGCCCGTTACCATCTGGCAACAACGTATAAGATGTCCACGCCTGAAATCCAGACACGCTATGACGATGCTATTCGTTTTTTTGAGCGCGTGGCCGAAGGCAAAATTAGTCTGGGACGTTCCGATAACGGTCAAGTGATTAAGTCGTCTTCACAAATGAAGTTTGGGAGCAGTCAACGTCAGTTTGGCCGTGACTCAACGCGCGGAGGTGCATTTTGATCACCCAAATTGAAAACAGCATCATTCAACGTCTAACGCTGGGTATGGGGCGTATGTTACGTGAAGTTGCCAGCTACAGCGGTGAACTCGATGTGGATATTGGCAATATCATCCGTGCGTTTCCGGCGGCTTGGGTGACGTTCGGCGGGATCACAAACAGCAAATACACAAGTACCAGCCGCCAGAAAGTGATTGTGACAGGTAAATTTGTGGTCATGGTGGGTGATTATAACACGCGCAGTGACGCTGCAAGCCGTACAGGTGGTGCTAATCTCAATGAGGTTGGCACGTATCGACATATACACGGTGTTCGCCGCTTGTTAACAGGGCAGGATTTAGGGCTGACCATCGACCCATTGATGCCTGGTGTTGTCAGGACGCTTTACAACACACAAGTCAATGAGCGGGCACTGTCAATTTTTGCCTGTGAATTTGAAACCCGTTGGCATGAGCAGGTTCTCGCGAATGGCGCTTGGCCTGAATTTACCAGCAACCCTGACGAAGCCGATAACCTTTTTAATCTTTATCGCGGCAAGCTTCAACAGCCCGACCCTGATTTATTGCGTGTCGGATTGCACTATGACCCACCTGGCGTTGGCAGTGCTGAAGCGCCTGCGGACTTAGTGCCGACAAGGAAACCCACACCATGAATACACTGTTAGTGAAAGCCGCACCCACGTTACGGGTGTCATTTGAATATCAGCACCGTCGCTATATTACCGATGGTGAGGCGGTCTCTGTGCCAGACACCGCTTATTATCGCCGCCTATTGACTAACGGTGATTTAGTCTTGGTGAGCAAGAAAGCCACAAATAAAGGACAAAAATCATGACGGTAACCTTTGATACCATTCCTGGCAGTATTCGCAAGCCAGGGAAATATTTTGAATTTAATACGCGTATGGCAACGCGCACGCTGCCAGGCAACCCCCAAACACTTTTAATTATTGCGTCAATGTTATCGACGGCGCAGGCGTCGCCATTAATGCCCCTTGATATCTATGATGATGACGCAGCCGCCGTTGCCTTTGGTGCGGGTTCGTTAGCGCATATCATGGCGAAAGCTGCGATTGATGCAAACCCCTATTTACAATTGCAGGTCATTGGTATTGAAGAGGCGGCCGCAGGTAAAAAAGCCAGTGCCACCTTGACTATCACCGCGCCTGCCACACGGGGTGGCACGCTCTCACTGTTCGTGTGTGGTGAACGCCTCGATATCCCTGTTGAAACAGCAGATACGGTATCTGTGCTTAATCAGGCGGTTGTAGATATTGTCAATGCGAATACTCACTTGCCTGTGGTCGCTGCGCTGACAGGTGAAGCCAATGGCACCGTGACGCTCACTGCGCGTCAATCCGGTGACTGGGGTAATGATATTGTTATTGATGTGCAATCGACGGCCAAAGGGGTTACAGCAACAGTGACCGCGATGGTCGGCGGTGAAAATAATGCCGATATTCAACCTGCGCTTGATGCCGTATTTGCGGCAGGTCATAACATTATTTCTATTCCATTTAGTGATAAAGCCTCGCTGTTAAAATTACGTACCCATTTAGAAAAAGTCAGTGGTGCTATGGAGCAACGCGGCGCAATTGGTACGGCTGGCTGGACAGGCACGCTCAGTACAGGAACCACTCTCGCCAGTGATATTAATGATGGTCGGACATCAGTCGCATGGTATCCAGGCTCGGTAAAATTACCGTGTCAAATCAGTGCGGCGTATGGTGCTGTCATTGCTTCGGAAGAAGACCCTGCGCGTCCACTCAACACCCTTGAACTGAAAGGGTTAGATATTGCCCCTGTGACCAAACGCGCGGGACGCAATGAGCAAGAAAACGCCTTACATAACGGCTTAACCCCACTTGAAGTGGGCGCAGGTAACCGTGTGCAGATTGTGCGCGCCATTACTACGTATACCCGCAATGTGGAAGGCGTTGAAGATACCGCGCTACTGGATTTAACCACCATTCGCACCTTGGATTATACCCGTAAGGCGTGCCGTGAGCGCATTTCGCAACGTTTTCCACGCGATAAACTCAATGAACGCACGCGCGTGAAAGTCCGCTCTGAGCTGTTGGATGTGCTGATTAAACTCGAAGAGGAAGAAATCCTCGAAAACGTGGAAGAAAACAAAGGGCTATTGTTGGTTGAGCGTGACGGTAAAGACCCTAACCGCCTAAATGCCGCTATCCCTGCCGATGTTGTCAATGGCTTGCATGTGTTTGCGGGTCGCATTGACCTGTTCGTCTAAGGAGAACACTGATGTTAGAAGAATATGCAGGTGCGATTGTTTTAGAAATTGACGGCCGCGAAGTGGAAGTTACCGACATGGATGTGCAAGAAGTCACAGGCCGTAAGCTTGTCAAAACCATGAACAAAACAGGACGTGCCAAGGGATTCATGCGCGGCATTGCTACTTATGAGTTGTCTATTTCTGTTGTGATCCCTTTAAACGGTGATATGGATTGGGGCGCGATTGAAGGCTCGAAGCTGACCCAATACCCGATTAGTGGCTCAGGGGGTAAGCGTATCTCATACCTTGACTGTTTTGTGACTGAGGTCGGGGAAAAATATTCCACCGATAATGAAGCAAAACGTGACTTAAAACTGAATGCGTTACGTAAGGTGATTGAATAATGGCAGAGGTAAAACCGCTGATGTTACTGGATGGGATTGACCACAACGGCAAACGTCACTTGAACTTTGCCGTCAAAATCCCTGTTATGCGTGACGTTTATGATGCGCTTGATGAAACTGAAGAGGCCTGTGGTTCAACAGAAACCAAAGGCGCTGACCTCTATTATCGCATGGCACTCACTAAACGCGCACTCACCCAACTGGGCGATATCTCATTGGAGGATATCACCACGGATTTCCTACTGGATAACCTCACCAGTATGGATTATGACGTGATTGACAGTGCGATTGATGACGCAAAAAAAAAGCGGAGAGCCGAGAACAACGACGAGACAGCTTCCGAACCGTCGTCTTAGCCCTCGGTAAGTACGGTTTCACTGAGCAACAATGCCTTTCTATGAGCCGTCCTGCCTTGGACGGCTATCTCAATGCTTTAAACCGCCTGCATGGTGGCAAGTCAACATCAACAAAATCGAAAACGACACGCGTCAAGTCCCGCCGTCAACGTAAGCAAAAATCCAAACGAGGTTAATCATGGCGAAAGAATTTAAGTTATCAATGGTGTTGTCTGCGCGTGATGCGGCATCCAAAGTGATCACAAAATTGATGCGCGATAGCACCAAAGAGAGCCAGAACGCTGAAAAAGCGCAAGAAAAACTCGGTAAGCGCCAACGCACCACCGCCGAAGAAGGCATACGCCAAAATCGGGCATTAGGGGAAGAAGTCAGACGTCAAAACCGTGCCCGTGAAACGCTAGGGGTTAGAGCTGAACGCGCCATACAGCGCGAAATTCAACAAACAGTCGCAGCTTATAACCGCCTTGCCCGTAGTGGCACACTCTCCATTGATGAGCAATCCCGTGCTTATTCACGTATGCGACAACGTGTAGGTGAGCTAAAAACCGAAATGCAAGGTATGAATAAACTGGCTCGCTTATCTGATATTGGTGGTAGCTTGACTCAAATCGGTGGAGCGATGATTGCGGGGGGTATGGCTTATGCTGAGCCAGTTAAAAAGCAGATGAGCTATGAGCAACGATTAGCCTATATGAGTAATACCGCATTCAGTGACCGTGATGCTGCTGGTAGACAAGAAGGAATGAAAAACCTTGATGCGCTTATCCGAAAATCTGTCGCTGAAGGCGGAGGCTCAATTGATGAGGCTGCGGAGGTATTAAGTAAATTGCTATCAGAAGGGATTTTTACTGATAAGGAAATCAATGGACTTCTTCCATTAATTCAAAAATATAGCACTGCATCAGGTGTTCAAAGTTTAGATTTAGCCGCCGTTTCTGCTGCATTAAAAAAGAACTTTGGTATTAGTGATCCAAAAGATATTAAAACTGCTTTAGATATGGCGCTTAAAGGTGGCCAAGAAGGTGCTTTTGAATTACCTGATATGGCTAAATGGTTAGCACAGCAACTATCGGCTGCAAATAGTGTAGGTATGAATGGACTCGATGACTTTGCATCAATTGTCGCTGCTAACCAAGCCGTAGTTTCAACAGCTGGCACAAATGACCAAGCAGGTAATAACTTAATGAACTTTCTGCTCAAATTAAATAGTCGAGAATTAGGCACTGCGGCTGAGAGAATTAAAGTAGATGGTTATGGTATTGACCTGTCAGGAACACTTATTAATGCGAGAGAAAAAGGTATTGATCCAATTGATGCTTTTATTGGTCTTACTGACAAAATAGCTGCTAATAATCCCAAATATAAAGCACTGCAAGATAAATTAAATAAAACAGATCAGAATGACCCTGAACACCAAAGGACATTAGCTGCAATGGCTAAAATAGCTGAAGGTTCCGCTATTGGTCAATTAATAGGAGATCAGGGCACACTGATGGCTGTTATCGGCTTAAAAGGCCAAAGTGAGTATAGAAATGAAGTAAAACAAAAAGTATTAGAACAAAAAAATAAAGGCGAAGGTCAAGGTGAAGGTGATATTCAATTTGCGGTAATCTCTGCGGGTAATCAATTTAAAACAGATCAAGCTGGCAATGCTAAACAATTTGCAGAAATGGATTCAGCCAAACCAGTATCTGATGCACTTGGTACATTAGCGGATAAGTTTACTGATTTTAGCAAAGAATTTCCTACCTTAACGACCGCAGCTATGGGAGCTAAAACGGCTATTGAAGCCATGACGCAAGCCGCTGTTGCTTTTGCTGCATTGAAATTTTTATTTGGTGGAGGGTCAGGCTTGGGCGGGGTTTTAGGTGGCAAAGGAACACCTAAGCCTGGCATGTTTAATCCTATTGGTGGCGCGGGAACAGGTGGGCTTCCTGTGCATGTTACCAACTGGCGAGAGAGTGGTTTTAATTCTCAAGATAAAAGCTTATTGGCTAAATTTGGAACTTATGCAACTGCAATAATTGATATAGAAAATAGTGATATTGTTAAAGAAAATTTAAAATCACTGCAAGATAAACATGCAAAGCAGTTCGCAGATGAAGGTTTAGAGGGTTCGAAATATCCTTATTTACCTGCGGGTATCGATATTTGGCTACAAAAACGTGATCAACGTTTAGAAGATAATCCAATCAAAGTTAGCCCATACTTAACGGGGGAATCCGCGTCACCTTTTATTAAGAATGAGCGAGCCATCGATAAAGATGTGATCACCTTTGACACCCTTGAAAAATCTGGTGTGCTTCAACCTTTACTCGATTTAACACAAGCTCTTAAAAACCCACCGCCACCCCCCGTTATTGAAGTACGCAGCGTGGTTGAACTCGACGGCCAGCAAGTGGCTGAGTCGGTCAACCGTGTTAATGGTCAAGATGCGGGTCGCACCACGGGAGGCATGTTCCCATGAGTTGGCAAACTGATTTACAAAACGCCTCATTTCGAGGGGTGACCTTTGATGTGTATAACACCAAAGACAGCATATCCCGTGAGGTTGCAACCCATGAATACCCCTTTATTGATGGCGGTGATGTCATGGATTTGGGGCGCAAACCGCGTAATTTTCGCATCAGTGCCGTATTTTGGGGTGACAATTATAAACGTGATATGGATAACCTCATTGCGGTGCTTGATGAGCCAGGTAAAGGCGAGTTAATTCATCCTGTCCACGGCTCTATTCCGCAGGCTCAATGCATTGAGTACAGTATCGGTCATGAGGCTGAAAATGTGGATAGCTGTAGCCTAGAGTTGGTTTTCCTAGAAGCGAACACAGGTACACAACTCGCACAGGCGCACCCTGAGCAGCTTGGTGATGATATTTTTGACAAAATTAATCAGCTTTCCGAGCGCATGAGTGACCTGTTTGAACAGGTTATGGCTCCTGTAAATAAGGGTGTTCGGTATCTCGCAAAAGGTAAAGCGGCGTTATCAGGCATGATGAATACGTTAATTATCATGCGCGGTGATTTTAATGGCGCATTCAGTGACGGCGTGAATTATCTCAGTTATCCGCGTGCCTTTATTAATGATTTGCAATCAGTTTTAGACGTTCGCACCAGTGCCGTAGGCGATTTGCTTAATTTAAAATTCCCTGGAGTGATTAATACAAAGCAATCCAATAGCTATAAAGGCTACAGTTCGCCGTTTATGGCTTCAAATACGCCCCAAAATGGCTATCTTCCCAACGCTTCACAAACCGTCAACGTAGAGCAAGGGGTAAATGCGACCACGTTATTATCGGCGTGGAGTGATAGTGTTGCAGTGGTTGATGAATTGGTCAGTTTACCTGTTGCATTAGTGCAAGAGGAACGCGCGGCCACCGTCCCCATGCCAAGCAATGCGCAGCCTGCTGATGTGCAGGATTTGGTGGTGCTGTATCAAGTGATGGCCGTAGCTGAAATTGCAGCAATTACCACGCAAGTGCTTGCTGACACTGTACAGCCTAACCAAATGTCACCCGCTGATATTGAGTTGATGGTCAATGAGGTAAGGACGTTAGCATTACAGGCTATCATTACGTTACGCACGGATTACCAACCTCGCACACAATCGGTCAGCTCTGATGCTGAGCCTATCGGTTTATTGTGGCAAGGCGTCGTGTCATCCCTCAAAGAAGTTGCACTAGGCGTACAAACTTTGGGATTACGTGTTATTGAGAAACGCCCACCATTGACCCGTAAGACCCTCACTGCGCCTGCTAACTTTCATTTACTCGCGCACACTTGGTATGGCGATTATCGTCGTGCTACCGAACTGCACCGTTTAAATCCACAGGTTCGCAATCCAAACTTTCTACAAGTCGGAGATATCATCAATGCCTACGCCCGATAATACCGAGTTAAAAGATAAAATCACCCTGTTAATTGGGGGCACATCACACAGTGATTGGCAAACTTACCGTATTGACAGTGATTTTTTAAAAGCGGCCGATGCCTGGCAATTATCCCTTGGGTTACCCGAGGGTAATTTTCCTGCGGATGCGGTAAGAGGTGCGCCCGTTAAAGTGAAAATTAATGATGATGTGGTGTTATCAGGCCGTGTTGATACTGTGGCGCGTGATGTTTCCCGTCGTGGTGTGACATTAAGCCTATCGGGTCGTGATGATTCCGCGATTTTAGTCGATTGCGCTGCACCTATCTTTAGCGCTCGTCAATTGAGTCTCGATGAGGTGATTGCCAGCATTGTACGGCCATTAGGGATTAAAAAAATCCGTATTCAAGCCGATGGAGTCACCCGTAACGACCGCGTGCATATTGAGCCTGGCGAACGTGCGTGGGATTCACTCATGAAAGCGGCGGCAGGTCGCGGTTTACACCCGTGGTTCGATCCAGATGGAACCTTGGTTATAGGTGGGCCTGATTATAATCAACCGCCTGTTGCAGACCTCATTATGCGCCGTGACGGGCAAGGTAATAACCTGATATCACTGTCCGATAGCCGCAATATTCAAGGCTGTTTTTCAGAGTTAATGGTATTGGCTCAAAGCCATGCAACCACGACCAGCAATAAAAAATTACCGATTAAACCTGTGCCATTACCTGACCCCAATGATAAAACACCCAAGGCATATACAGTCACATATGATGCGGCAGAAGATGACACGGCGGCCGTTTCGAGTGCATCTGGTCAGCATAGTTTAAAAATAAAAGTGACCGACCCAACTGTACCGTATTATCGCCCGCAAATTCTGACCTCGGGCGATGTTGATAATCAAGAGCAGCTCCAATACCGTGCCAAAAAAGCCATGGCCGATGCCCGCTTATCAGGTCTTGATATTGTAGCGGAGGTGTATGGTCACCGCACCCCGAATGGTGAGCTATGGACACCAGGGCAACGAGTCCACATTCAAAGTGAGTTACACGGTATTGATGATATTTTCTTTTTAATGGGGCGCACGTTTATCGGTGGTCGCCCAGGCGGTGCAGTAACGCAATTGCGCTTTAAAGAAGATGCTGTCTGGATACCCGATGCTTTCCCGAAACAGAAAAAAGGTAAAAAAGGCAGTAAAAAGAAAGGAAAAGACCAGATTAAACCTGTTGACCTACCCGCACAAGCAGGTCAGTAAGGGGGGGGTTATGTGGAACCAAATTAATCAACGCATTAACCAAGCATTAAACGGCATTCGAATGGCGTTTAGGGCGGTATTAAATGCCACGGATAGTGAAGGTAAAGTCCAAACCATGCAAGGTGAAGGTTTATCGGGTGAATCATTACAAGGGCAGGAAATCTTTCAACATTATGGGTTTACTTCTCGCCCTCTACCAGGCACAGAAGCGATTATACTGCCATTAGGTGGTCGTTCCTCTCACGGTATTGTCATTGCTACTGAACATGGCGCTTATCGCCTTGCAGGGCTGGAATCGGGCGAAGTAGCCTTGTACACCGACGAAGGGGCTAAAATTGTGTTAAAGCGCGGACGTATTATTGATGTTGAATGCGACCTTTATCGGGTTAATTGCAAACAGTATGAAGTGAATGCGGAAGAAAAAGCCGATTTTAACACCCCCATGGTCACCACCAGTGAGCAGCTAACCGCCATGAAACAAATCACGGGCAATGGCGGTATGGCAATTAAAGGTGGTAAAGGCGCTAACTTTGAGGGTAATATCACGCAGACGTCTGGGAACTATCAAACTGACGGTGATGTTCAAGCAGGTGACATTTCTCTGACAGGCCATAAACATCCAAATGGTAATAATGGCGCTGATACTGGCACCGCAAAACCCTAACTCCCCTCATATAAAGTGCTGAACCTCTTCACACACTAATCATTTACCCATGCTGCGATACTGCGCAGCATGGACAGAGCACTCGATACATCAACTGGCGATTACGCTGGAACCCGAACCAATACCCTCTCTAATGCCGTTTACTTGCGTCTAATGACTCCGCTCGGCAGTTGGTGGGCTGACCGTTCCTTGGGTTCCCGATTACATGAATTGACGCGTGAAAAAGATGTTTCTCGCGTGTATGTGCTCGCTCGTCAATATGCTGAGCAAGCGTTGCAGCCCTTACTTGATGATGGCCGTGCGCTTTCAATTCAGGTGACCGTCCATCGTGATGGCCTAAAACGGGCAGTATTGTGGATTGAGATCATCGATGCAGGTAACCAAACTCAAAACTTTAAACATACCGTGAGGATTGCCTAATGTTTATTACGCCTACATTTGAGCAAATCCGCGATACCTTACTCAATGACCTCAAAAATCAGCTTCCCGATGCGGATATTGGCACGGATAGCGATTATTTTGTGCGTGCTTCTTCCGTTGCTAGCGTTGTTGAAGGAATTTATCAGCATCAAAGCTGGATTGTGCGCCAAATCTTTCCTGATACAGCGGATAGCGACTATTTAGAACTTCATGCTCGGACACGGAATTTAACCCGTAAACCTGCAACAACAGCAAAAGGGATCGCCGTGATCACAGGCTCAAAAGGCGCGGTATTGCCTGCGGGGAGTCAAATTAGAGGCGATAATGTTTCTTGTTTTACAACCGCTGAGGTCACTCTACCTGAAAATGCGCAGGCCACCGTCACTATCCAAGCCAGCCAATCAGGCACAATCAGTAATTTATCCAAGCCCACCACGGGCGAACTGGTCAATGCCCCAATGGGCGTTAACAGTTTAGTCGCAATTAATCAGCTTTCAGGTGGTACAGATATCGAGACTGACGCGAGTCTATTAGCCCGTTTACTCGATATTATTCGACGCCCACCCGCAGGGGGCAATAAATACGACTATCGCCGCTGGGCACTAGAAGTGCCTGGCGTGACGAATGCGTTTGTTTATCCGTTGCGTCGTGGCTTGG is drawn from Providencia huaxiensis and contains these coding sequences:
- a CDS encoding phage baseplate assembly protein V → MWNQINQRINQALNGIRMAFRAVLNATDSEGKVQTMQGEGLSGESLQGQEIFQHYGFTSRPLPGTEAIILPLGGRSSHGIVIATEHGAYRLAGLESGEVALYTDEGAKIVLKRGRIIDVECDLYRVNCKQYEVNAEEKADFNTPMVTTSEQLTAMKQITGNGGMAIKGGKGANFEGNITQTSGNYQTDGDVQAGDISLTGHKHPNGNNGADTGTAKP
- a CDS encoding DNA circularization protein, with the protein product MSWQTDLQNASFRGVTFDVYNTKDSISREVATHEYPFIDGGDVMDLGRKPRNFRISAVFWGDNYKRDMDNLIAVLDEPGKGELIHPVHGSIPQAQCIEYSIGHEAENVDSCSLELVFLEANTGTQLAQAHPEQLGDDIFDKINQLSERMSDLFEQVMAPVNKGVRYLAKGKAALSGMMNTLIIMRGDFNGAFSDGVNYLSYPRAFINDLQSVLDVRTSAVGDLLNLKFPGVINTKQSNSYKGYSSPFMASNTPQNGYLPNASQTVNVEQGVNATTLLSAWSDSVAVVDELVSLPVALVQEERAATVPMPSNAQPADVQDLVVLYQVMAVAEIAAITTQVLADTVQPNQMSPADIELMVNEVRTLALQAIITLRTDYQPRTQSVSSDAEPIGLLWQGVVSSLKEVALGVQTLGLRVIEKRPPLTRKTLTAPANFHLLAHTWYGDYRRATELHRLNPQVRNPNFLQVGDIINAYAR
- a CDS encoding phage GP46 family protein produces the protein MDRALDTSTGDYAGTRTNTLSNAVYLRLMTPLGSWWADRSLGSRLHELTREKDVSRVYVLARQYAEQALQPLLDDGRALSIQVTVHRDGLKRAVLWIEIIDAGNQTQNFKHTVRIA
- a CDS encoding baseplate J/gp47 family protein, translated to MFITPTFEQIRDTLLNDLKNQLPDADIGTDSDYFVRASSVASVVEGIYQHQSWIVRQIFPDTADSDYLELHARTRNLTRKPATTAKGIAVITGSKGAVLPAGSQIRGDNVSCFTTAEVTLPENAQATVTIQASQSGTISNLSKPTTGELVNAPMGVNSLVAINQLSGGTDIETDASLLARLLDIIRRPPAGGNKYDYRRWALEVPGVTNAFVYPLRRGLGTVDIAITSADGLPSRDIIEAAQAHIDDVRPVTAKNSYVLAPTLRNVDFEVEVTLEGISLEAAIAQVDSEIQAVMSRIAPGQRLIRSEVETAISLIPGITDRVIIKPTGNVIALVDETHLEWLRPGNIVVRLPQ
- a CDS encoding phage baseplate assembly protein, whose amino-acid sequence is MPTPDNTELKDKITLLIGGTSHSDWQTYRIDSDFLKAADAWQLSLGLPEGNFPADAVRGAPVKVKINDDVVLSGRVDTVARDVSRRGVTLSLSGRDDSAILVDCAAPIFSARQLSLDEVIASIVRPLGIKKIRIQADGVTRNDRVHIEPGERAWDSLMKAAAGRGLHPWFDPDGTLVIGGPDYNQPPVADLIMRRDGQGNNLISLSDSRNIQGCFSELMVLAQSHATTTSNKKLPIKPVPLPDPNDKTPKAYTVTYDAAEDDTAAVSSASGQHSLKIKVTDPTVPYYRPQILTSGDVDNQEQLQYRAKKAMADARLSGLDIVAEVYGHRTPNGELWTPGQRVHIQSELHGIDDIFFLMGRTFIGGRPGGAVTQLRFKEDAVWIPDAFPKQKKGKKGSKKKGKDQIKPVDLPAQAGQ